One window of the Spea bombifrons isolate aSpeBom1 chromosome 8, aSpeBom1.2.pri, whole genome shotgun sequence genome contains the following:
- the GIPR gene encoding gastric inhibitory polypeptide receptor — protein MWGHLTAIVLLLLEGCRTHTVHDTVQAWKKYQEECEERMRTEPTLSGVFCNRTFDMYVCWGDAAANTTHAEPCPSYLPWHSQVRDGFVFRRCGSDGHWLRDEMDMPWRDHSQCESVDTEQEHSQAWILSQLRVMYSVGYGVSLAALIVAVCILTQLRRLRCTRNLIHCNLFVSFILRGVSVLTRDALLLKQQNFLQGEEDFTTLLRERTMVGCRVAQTITQYCVAANYYWLLAEGLYLHNLLVVLTFSEEGVLPRYVLLGWGAPVLFVVPWVVVRQLYENTQCWERNDVPSHWWIIRSPILLAVLINFFIFLRILRILVLKLRANQMRRSDRKYRLAKSTLTLIPLLGIHEAAFNLIPEESAKGGFRYSKLAAELLLSSFQGLLVSVLYCFCNKEVQSELRRKMQDSLNGGRPTCAPRPLHPPPRTPHGAEDVMSDSSEATPPVARTSQH, from the exons ATGTGGGGTCACCTGACCGCTATCGTCCTATTGCTCCTGGAG GGTTGCCGGACGCACACTGTCCATGACACAGTCCAAGCATGGAAAAAGTACCAAGAAGAATGTGAAGAAAGGATGAGGACGGAGCCCACGCTGAGTG GCGTGTTCTGTAATCGAACATTTGACATGTACGTGTGCTGGGGAGATGCGGCCGCCAACACGACGCACGCAGAACCGTGTCCATCGTACTTACCCTGGCACTCGCAAG TGAGAGACGGCTTTGTGTTCCGACGCTGCGGTTCGGATGGACACTGGCTGCGGGATGAGATGGACATGCCCTGGAGGGACCACTCTCAGTGCGAGAGCGTAGACACTGAGCAGGAGCACTCACAG GCCTGGATTCTATCCCAGCTCCGCGTCATGTACAGCGTGGGATACGGCGTGTCACTGGCCGCGCTCATCGTCGCCGTGTGCATACTCACGCAGCTCAG GCGTCTACGTTGCACCCGCAATCTGATTCACTGCAACCTGTTTGTGTCGTTCATCCTGCGCGGGGTGTCGGTGTTGACCAGGGACGCGCTTTTATTAAAACAGCAGAATTTCCTCCAAGGAGAGGAAGACTTCACAACCCTACTGCGAGAGAGG ACTATGGTGGGCTGTCGCGTGGCTCAGACCATCACCCAGTACTGTGTAGCTGCCAATTATTACTGGCTGTTGGCGGAGGGTCTGTATTTACACAACCTGCTTGTTGTATTAACGTTCTCTGAAGAAGGGGTCCTCCCTCGCTATGTGCTACTAGGCTGGG GGGCTCCCGTTCTGTTCGTGGTCCCCTGGGTCGTTGTGCGGCAACTCTATGAAAACACACA GTGCTGGGAAAGGAATGATGTCCCATCCCATTGGTGGATCATTCGATCTCCTATACTTTTGGCTGTCCTG ATAAACTTTTTTATCTTCCTACGGATTCTGCGCATTCTAGTCCTGAAGCTCAGAGCCAATCAGATGAGGAGAAGTGACCGCAAATACCG GTTGGCCAAATCCACCCTGACGCTAATCCCTCTACTTGGAATCCATGAGGCCGCATTCAACCTTATACCCGAGGAGAGCGCCAAGGGAGGATTCAGGTACAGCAAGCTAGCGGCAGAGCTATTGCTGAGCTCCTTCCAG GGGCTGCTGGTGTCTGTTCTCTACTGCTTCTGTAACAAAGAG GTTCAGTCGGAGCTACGCAGGAAAATGCAGGATTCCTTAAACGGAGGGAGGCCCACCTGCGCCCCCCGGCCCTTGCACCCCCCACCTAGGACACCTCACGGAGCTGAGGACGTGATGTCTGACAGCTCAGAGGCTACTCCTCCAGTGGCCCGGACCAGTCAACATTAA
- the FBXO46 gene encoding F-box only protein 46, with product MEPRVPSPIRLWSPRPFGTYTSNCHSSGKGGNSDESIEGAKPPEEEVPSSDVPHCQKGDDRVLLDTWYVIKPGNTKEKVAFFVAYQCAEGGASSRPGGAKVKGRWSAGGSSRAKRRRHAIDPEAPPSVAEMVALAESRAAEELPPRPPLVLVTSSEDGEESRCRSVAEAVAQYEAEHAEREVRIAFRVAERPGDPITCDLYQLLSPEPHRVCVLLEKMEASQAEQEEEENATGSASGFHVDLVLTGAVDRCVFYGGEAGETEPLPGQLFFPRLSPAPPPPPPPPPPAPPLCRLYRHVSHDFLEIRFQVQRLLQPRLCLSLLPDHVLLVIFGYLSTQTLAAVKCACRRFKALIEDYGVRPCDSRWSRDPLYRDDPCKQCKRLYKRGDVSMCRWHPKPYHHDLPYGRSYWMCCRKPDRAAPGCQLGLHDNNWVLPGEGTRGRGRGHREGDESR from the coding sequence ATGGAACCTAGAGTACCATCCCCCATCCGTCTGTGGAGCCCACGTCCTTTTGGTACTTATACTTCTAATTGCCACTCGAGTGGCAAGGGAGGTAATAGTGACGAAAGTATTGAAGGTGCGAAGCCACCAGAAGAAGAAGTCCCTTCTTCTGATGTTCCCCATTGTCAGAAAGGCGATGACCGTGTACTGTTGGATACTTGGTATGTTATCAAGCCAGGGAACACAAAGGAGAAGGTGGCGTTCTTTGTGGCTTATCAGTGTGCAGAAGGTGGAGCGTCATCGCGGCCAGGTGGCGCAAAGGTTAAAGGTCGCTGGAGCGCAGGGGGCAGCTCCAGGGCTAAGCGGCGACGCCACGCAATCGATCCGGAAGCTCCTCCGTCGGTAGCTGAAATGGTGGCCTTGGCAGAAAGTCGCGCTGCCGAGGAACTGCCGCCAAGACCTCCCCTGGTTTTGGTGACATCCTCAGAAGATGGAGAAGAAAGCCGTTGTCGGAGTGTGGCAGAGGCAGTTGCGCAGTATGAGGCCGAGCACGCAGAGCGGGAGGTCCGCATTGCCTTTAGAGTGGCTGAACGACCTGGGGACCCCATTACTTGTGACCTTTATCAGTTGTTAAGCCCCGAACCGCACCGTGTCTGTGTCCTGTTAGAAAAGATGGAGGCTTCTCAGGCCGAGCAGGAGGAAGAAGAGAATGCCACCGGTTCTGCTTCTGGGTTTCATGTGGACCTCGTGTTGACAGGTGCTGTAGACCGCTGTGTCTTCTATGGAGGGGAAGCAGGGGAAACAGAACCTTTACCTGGCCAGCTCTTCTTCCCACGCCTCTCCCCTGCCCCACCTCCACCCCCGCCTCCACCACCACCCGCGCCGCCACTCTGCCGCCTCTACCGTCATGTATCCCATGACTTTCTCGAAATCCGGTTCCAGGTGCAACGGCTCCTCCAGCCACGGCTCTGTCTCTCGCTTTTGCCGGACCATGTCCTCCTGGTTATTTTCGGCTACTTATCCACACAGACTCTAGCCGCCGTGAAGTGCGCATGCCGGCGTTTTAAGGCATTAATTGAGGACTACGGGGTAAGACCGTGTGATTCACGTTGGAGCAGGGACCCCCTGTATCGCGATGACCCCTGTAAACAATGCAAGCGTCTTTACAAGAGGGGGGACGTCTCTATGTGCAGGTGGCACCCAAAGCCCTACCACCACGACCTGCCTTACGGGCGATCCTACTGGATGTGTTGTCGCAAGCCGGACAGAGCAGCTCCGGGATGCCAGTTGGGACTACATGACAATAACTGGGTGCTACCGGGAGAGGGCACTCGGGGGAGGGGAAGAGGACACCGGGAGGGGGACGAAAGCAGGTGA